TCCCTGTCTTTGACGCCATGCCAGAGGAAAGAcccaattgattttttttttagtggacTAAATGAAGATGCTTCTAAGCtgtcttccttttctgtttGTTCCCCACTACAGCAATATTAGATAGATCGAGAAGATAATGAGCATTAGAAAGTCGAGCTCAAGATTTTTTTGTGGGCTCGAACCCAATTTTTATGCCAAACCCTAATTACATCGGTCTTCATATGATATGATGAGCGCCGACAGATCGTGAACAAGACACCAAAAGCAGAGGCGTTGAGAAAACGCCGCCTTTTACTGTAGCAAACGTTGTTTAGCGTGCTTGCTGATCCACCTTCACAGAATAGAAATTGTTTACTTTTAGAAATATTTATTAGGGCAGAGGGGTGCCCCCTCAGTATGTGGCTCCATCCTTGATCAGCATTGCCCTGCACTGCAGGACGTCCGGATCACATTCCAATCCCACCTCCTCCAATGCATTTTGCTGCACTCCCCAGCCTTAACCTTATCATGTATAAAAGCTCCTTACACCTCCCATCGTCTAAAGCAGCAGCCAACCTTGTTTGTATGGGGAGGGACCCCATTACCATTACTCCCATGTCTAGTCCTGTTTGAAGACAATCTATGATTTTAGCCGTTCAACTAAAGTATCTTGATTTCAAGGCATACTTGACGTCACGAATGACGGAAAATAAGAGCTTTACCGTCGCGGAAGAGGCGCAGCATTTGACAGTTAAATCTGTATCTCATTACATTCCAAATTACTGCAATGCGTAAACTTAACAACAACACCTATAATCTTTATCGTGCCACGATCAGTTACTGTTGCAGGTTATGAGTGATGGCGATGGGGATGGTTAGTCTTTACAATCCACTATAATATTTATAAGACAATAACGTATAGACAAGGACCTTTTATGCATAAAgtatccaaaaccaaaaaaaaaaaaaaggaagaaaaaagacgAGCATTATTAATGATCCCTGAGCTCTCCCCTCCTTTCTACCTTCAAAATGAGAGCACCACCAGCTGTCTATCTTGGTCAACTGCAACAATTTAGCTAATCGGGGATTAGTCTTCTACCGCCACTCCTCAAAGGCCCAACTGGCTGCATCATCGTTTCTGTAGGAAAGGGTCGGCCAAACTAAGTAAAACAAAACTACCTCTTCTGTACAAAGATTCTGGTGATTTCTTCACTCAGGCTTATGCTTGCCTCCTCTGCTCGCTCACGGGCCCTCATGGAAACCCATAGATCGAGACAGAGCAGCGGGGTTTGCAATCAGAATACTAGTGATCTCAGCAGTGCGATTCTCATTGTGAACCTTCGAATCTTTCGTCTTGAAGAAACCTGTGAATGGTGATGGTGCACCAACCGTCTTTTCCGGCATCGTTCCCGGCTTCTTGTTTCCCACATCCTCTGAGACGCGCTCCTCCGCTGAACCCTTGTGCGGCCTTGGACTCATGTCCGTCGCATGCTTCCCTAGATTTTCAGAGTTAGGCCCCATACAAGGTGGGTAACAAGATCCGTTTCTCATGTCAAACCAGTATGCAGAAGGCTGAATGGTGTAATAAGCCCATGGGAACACGTTGCCGAATCCCTGCTGACTCGTCGCGTTAACCCAATTCATTTCTCCCACTGTAGGGTCTGAAAGAGTAGTgagaatggaggaagaggaagaaggccCACACAGATTCTCGCTAAGGCTCTCTCCATCCTCATTGCTCCTTTCTGCTCGTCTCTTGCTTTTCCGGCGACCGGCTCCCACAGGTATGTTCCTCATCGACCCTCCAGCAGTCCAGTACCGCTGGCACTTCCTGCAGAAGTGCCTTGGTTGGTTGACATTGTAGTTGTTGAAGTAGCAGAATTTGGTGTCCGTACTGTTACACCTGGGACAAGGAATCACATTCTCCCTGTGATGTTTCTTATCAGCAATATCCTTGGGCATCTTCTCGTCTTGCTCCTCTACATCTGAATTTGTTGTTGGTTTGTCGGACTCTTCTCCTTTGACGTTTGGGATTTGCGCTCCATCCACAGACGATGAGTTTATCTCTGATGCGTCGTCTTCTTTTGGTGAACTTGATGAACGGTCATCTCCCTTTTCGAGTTCAGCAGCTTTCTTATTACACGCAATCTCCTGAAAAGGATTGAACCCGGTGGGGTTACATACTAAATCGAGCATGAGAGAGCGAGACAGAGAGATTGAATTCTATAATTATAGCAGAAAATGTGgaaaacagataaaagatttCAGAATGAATGAACAGAACTAGGGAGTTGCACTTGGGGAAAGggagttttcaaatttcttattAAAGCTTCACAACCATCACGCGACAACGAAATTGTCCTGAAAGCACATAAAACTAACACAGATAAAGCCCATAAAGCATCAACTGGTTTTCCTAACCAGAAAATAGAAAGTCAGGGTGCCAAAATCGTTTGAATTTTCAGAAAATCAAAGTGGACATCTTAATTTATCATTTGGAGCTACTAAAAGTCCCAGCAAAGCCGAAACACAAAAATCTGCCATGATTGTCCAGAGGTTCCGAGGAAAGAAGGAACTATGCAGCAGGAATACAGAGTAAAGTATATAAGGACCTTTTCAGCGCGCTTCGATCCGTGTAAAGAGCAAACCTTGCTCCCTTATGTAGAGCTTCAGCCAAAGCTGATGTTTTCTTTGCAATTTTAAGATTGGTAttgtaaaatattagaaaaaatcaTTCCGAGAAGCTTGATgtataaatttaaaatctataGGGCTGCTAGATATGTGACTTAAAATGCTACCCTTTGTGAGGCTGGTTGAAGAAATAGACTCTATAAGGACATGTGTGATAGCCAACCAAGGCAAATAAATCATTAAACGGATTAGTAGCTTCTAGGGATTCTACTGTCGAATGCCAAATTTTGATTAAACAGGTTTTGCTACTTAGGCTTACCTGGAAAATATACGGTAGCGCCACAAGTCCATCAACTTTGAGCAAGAAACATTGACAACTTTGAAAAACCTTGGGAACAGAAGACTCAGAATCTGAGAACATAGAGGCAACGGCTTCTCCTACCCAAACACCCCAAAACGGAAAAAATCTGAAAGGCAGAAAATAGGACATCTAAAATTGGCAAAGAAAtgatcgttttttttttcttctttctttgtcttgGTAAACAAGTTAAAACTTCGGAATGCTTTTACTGGAAATTTGTTCCCGTCTGCAAAAATCAGACACATTTAGAAAATTCCCTAAAATTCAAGAAGCCGTGCTGTAACTCAACAGCATAAGCGATAATTTGAGAGAATGAGATCGCACAAGGAGAAAGGGATCCAGAATGCCAGAAAATCGCAGAGAAGTAGTTCAAAGTCGAGAATCCGATTTCGAAAACGACTACGTATCAAAGAGAGAGCTAACTACATTCAGCCGTCAAAATTTGTCCCTCACGATCGCGAAAAGCATCTTGGTAacagtttcaaatttttcacAAAGCTAACAGGCCTATTCCTGCAGaacaaaatccaaattgaaAGCTCGGAGCATCAT
This window of the Nymphaea colorata isolate Beijing-Zhang1983 chromosome 2, ASM883128v2, whole genome shotgun sequence genome carries:
- the LOC116249081 gene encoding cyclic dof factor 1-like, with amino-acid sequence MEAPKAHLTLNSWLSVALPSADLAPPSFPSPSIHAVSKQHPHLPATSLSSSSPFFLLRVIVFVSPDRSDQQMAGTLQARDPGIKLFGKTIHEFGPGISCRRVAGDDDAGASAANKKQKTVDDPTVFLPQLEINKEIACNKKAAELEKGDDRSSSSPKEDDASEINSSSVDGAQIPNVKGEESDKPTTNSDVEEQDEKMPKDIADKKHHRENVIPCPRCNSTDTKFCYFNNYNVNQPRHFCRKCQRYWTAGGSMRNIPVGAGRRKSKRRAERSNEDGESLSENLCGPSSSSSILTTLSDPTVGEMNWVNATSQQGFGNVFPWAYYTIQPSAYWFDMRNGSCYPPCMGPNSENLGKHATDMSPRPHKGSAEERVSEDVGNKKPGTMPEKTVGAPSPFTGFFKTKDSKVHNENRTAEITSILIANPAALSRSMGFHEGP